In one window of Burkholderia cenocepacia DNA:
- the gshB gene encoding glutathione synthase yields MDILFIADPLEHFKIYKDSTYAMMAEAARRGHAVYACEPRHLAWTGSAVEADVRRITFVGELDDLHRDTWFEAGPVDARRLESFGAVLMRKDPPFDMEYVTSTWLLELAERAGARVFNKAQSIRDHSEKLAIGEFPQFVAPTLVTRDAKRLRAFHAEHGDVILKPLDGMGGMGVFRVKPDGMNLGSIVEMLSHDGTRSVMAQKFIPEIKAGDKRILLIGGEPVPYSLARIPQGSEVRGNLAAGGLGVAQPLTARDREIADTLGPVLASRGLLLVGLDAIGDWLTEVNVTSPTCFREIMEQTGFDVAAMFIDALERAAA; encoded by the coding sequence ATGGACATTCTTTTTATCGCCGACCCGCTCGAGCATTTCAAGATCTACAAGGATTCGACCTACGCGATGATGGCGGAGGCCGCCCGGCGCGGGCATGCGGTGTACGCGTGCGAACCGCGCCATCTCGCGTGGACGGGCTCGGCCGTCGAGGCCGACGTGCGGCGCATCACGTTCGTCGGCGAGCTGGACGACCTGCATCGCGACACCTGGTTCGAAGCGGGCCCGGTCGACGCGCGCCGTCTCGAATCGTTCGGCGCGGTGCTGATGCGCAAGGACCCGCCGTTCGACATGGAGTACGTGACGTCGACGTGGCTGCTCGAGCTGGCCGAGCGTGCGGGTGCGCGCGTGTTCAACAAGGCGCAGTCGATCCGCGACCATTCGGAGAAGCTCGCGATCGGCGAGTTTCCGCAGTTCGTCGCACCGACGCTCGTCACGCGCGACGCGAAACGGCTGCGCGCGTTCCACGCCGAGCATGGCGACGTGATCCTGAAGCCGCTCGACGGGATGGGCGGGATGGGCGTGTTCCGCGTGAAGCCGGACGGCATGAACCTCGGCTCGATCGTCGAGATGCTGAGCCACGACGGCACGCGCTCGGTGATGGCGCAGAAGTTCATTCCCGAGATCAAGGCCGGCGACAAGCGCATCCTGCTGATCGGCGGCGAGCCGGTGCCGTATTCGCTCGCGCGGATTCCGCAGGGCAGCGAGGTGCGCGGCAATCTCGCCGCGGGCGGGCTCGGCGTCGCGCAGCCGCTGACGGCCCGCGACCGCGAGATCGCCGACACGCTCGGGCCCGTGCTGGCGTCGCGCGGGCTGCTGCTGGTCGGGCTCGACGCGATCGGCGACTGGCTGACCGAGGTGAACGTCACGAGCCCGACGTGCTTCCGCGAGATCATGGAGCAGACGGGCTTCGACGTCGCCGCGATGTTCATCGACGCGCTGGAGCGTGCCGCCGCGTAG
- a CDS encoding S41 family peptidase: MRMNLKNIGLIAAGLATGVFATLQVSASAEQTATAPLPLDQLRLFAEVFGQIKREYVEPVDDKKLLTAAIKGMVSSLDPHSSFLDKTDYDELQEQTKGRFAGLGIEISQEDGLVKVISPIEDTPAFRAGIRPGDLITRINDKPVRGMTLDKAVKQMRGEPGTKVTLTIFRKSDDRTFPVTVTRAIIKVQSVKMKMLDPGYAYVRITSFQERTTPDLAQKLQDIARQQPNLKGLILDLRNNGGGLLQSAVGVAGAFLPPDSVVVSTNGQIPDSKQVYRDTYDNYRLPSFDGDPLKNLPPVFKTVPMIVLTNAYSASASEIVAGALQDSKRAQIMGKTTFGKGSVQTVRPMTADTALRLTTAYYYTPSGRSIQNKGITPDVPVDQYADGDPDDVLVTREVDYTNHLANTQDPNEKKEQEEREQRRMDQLRVLEEQNDKKTPEQRQKDRDRKPIEFGSADDFMMQQALNKLEGKPVQESKSLLAESTAKSPAAKAAAKASGASAAKPASAPKPASAPK; the protein is encoded by the coding sequence ATGCGAATGAATTTGAAGAACATCGGCCTGATTGCCGCGGGCCTCGCCACGGGCGTGTTCGCCACGCTGCAGGTTTCCGCATCGGCCGAGCAGACCGCCACGGCGCCGCTTCCCCTCGACCAGCTCCGCCTGTTCGCGGAAGTATTCGGGCAGATCAAGCGCGAGTACGTCGAACCGGTCGACGACAAGAAGCTGCTGACGGCGGCGATCAAGGGCATGGTGTCGAGCCTCGATCCGCACTCGTCGTTCCTCGACAAGACCGACTATGACGAGCTGCAGGAGCAGACGAAGGGCCGCTTCGCGGGCCTCGGCATCGAGATCTCGCAGGAAGACGGCCTCGTCAAGGTGATCTCGCCGATCGAGGATACCCCCGCGTTCCGCGCCGGCATCCGTCCGGGCGACCTGATCACGCGCATCAACGACAAGCCGGTGCGCGGCATGACGCTCGACAAGGCCGTCAAGCAGATGCGCGGCGAGCCGGGCACCAAGGTCACGCTGACGATCTTCCGCAAGAGCGACGACCGCACGTTCCCGGTCACGGTCACGCGCGCGATCATCAAGGTCCAGAGCGTGAAGATGAAGATGCTCGATCCGGGCTATGCGTATGTCCGCATCACGAGCTTCCAGGAGCGCACGACGCCCGATCTCGCGCAGAAGCTGCAGGACATCGCGCGCCAGCAGCCGAACCTGAAGGGCCTCATCCTCGACCTGCGCAACAACGGCGGCGGCCTGCTGCAGAGCGCGGTCGGCGTGGCCGGCGCGTTCCTGCCGCCCGACTCGGTCGTCGTGTCGACCAACGGCCAGATCCCCGATTCGAAGCAGGTCTACCGCGATACGTACGACAACTATCGCCTGCCGTCCTTCGACGGCGATCCGCTGAAGAACCTGCCGCCGGTCTTCAAGACCGTGCCGATGATCGTGTTGACGAACGCGTATTCGGCGTCCGCGTCGGAAATCGTCGCCGGTGCGCTGCAGGATTCGAAGCGCGCGCAGATCATGGGCAAGACGACGTTCGGCAAGGGTTCGGTGCAGACGGTCCGCCCGATGACGGCCGACACCGCGCTGCGCCTGACCACCGCGTACTACTACACGCCGAGCGGCCGTTCGATCCAGAACAAGGGCATCACGCCGGACGTGCCGGTCGATCAGTACGCGGACGGCGATCCGGACGACGTGCTCGTGACGCGCGAGGTCGACTACACGAACCACCTCGCGAACACGCAGGATCCGAACGAGAAGAAGGAACAGGAAGAGCGCGAGCAGCGCCGGATGGATCAGTTGCGCGTTCTCGAAGAGCAGAACGACAAGAAGACGCCGGAGCAGCGCCAGAAGGATCGCGATCGCAAGCCGATCGAGTTCGGCAGCGCCGACGACTTCATGATGCAGCAGGCGCTCAACAAGCTCGAAGGCAAGCCGGTCCAGGAATCGAAGTCGCTGCTCGCCGAGAGCACGGCGAAGAGCCCGGCCGCCAAGGCGGCCGCGAAGGCGTCGGGCGCCAGCGCCGCGAAGCCGGCTTCCGCACCGAAGCCGGCATCCGCGCCGAAGTAA
- the gshA gene encoding glutamate--cysteine ligase → MVPHLVTALNGPLLELEQKILDATPAIERWFRLEWQEHTPPFYCSVDLRNAGFKLAPVDANLFPGAFNNLPSEVLPLAVQAAMAAIEKICPDAKNLLVIPELPTRNAFYLENVARLATIMRQAGLNVRFGSLDPSITDMTPITLADGQKIVLEPLERSQRRLGLKNFDPCSILLNNDLSAGIPAVLENLHEQYLLPPLHAGWAVRRKSTHFSCYDDVAKKFAKMVGVDPWMVNPYFAHVEGVDWQAHEGEQALADAIDGVLKKIARKYREYGISEKPYVVVKADAGTAGRGVMTVHDAAEIGRMTKAERAQMAESKAGLAVRDVIVQEGVYTFERVGDEVAEPVVYMIDRYVVGGFYRTHGGRERDQNLNAPGMHYVPLGFEHTALPDAGAKPGAAPPNRFYMYGVVARLSLIASSIELEKTDPEAIQV, encoded by the coding sequence ATGGTTCCCCACCTCGTTACCGCGTTGAACGGTCCGCTGCTCGAACTCGAGCAGAAGATCCTCGACGCGACGCCTGCGATCGAACGCTGGTTCAGGCTCGAATGGCAGGAACACACCCCGCCGTTCTATTGTTCGGTGGACCTGCGCAATGCCGGCTTCAAGCTGGCGCCCGTCGACGCGAACCTGTTTCCCGGCGCGTTCAACAATCTGCCGTCCGAAGTGCTGCCGCTCGCCGTGCAGGCCGCGATGGCCGCAATCGAGAAGATCTGCCCGGACGCGAAGAATCTGCTCGTGATTCCCGAGCTGCCGACCCGCAACGCGTTCTACCTGGAAAACGTCGCGCGCCTCGCGACGATCATGCGCCAGGCCGGCCTGAACGTGCGCTTCGGCTCGCTCGACCCGAGCATCACCGACATGACGCCGATCACGCTGGCCGACGGCCAGAAGATCGTGCTCGAACCGCTCGAGCGTTCGCAGCGCCGCCTCGGCCTGAAGAATTTCGATCCGTGCTCGATCCTGCTGAACAACGACCTGTCGGCCGGCATTCCGGCCGTGCTGGAAAACCTGCACGAGCAGTACCTGCTGCCGCCGCTGCACGCGGGCTGGGCCGTGCGCCGCAAGTCGACGCATTTCTCGTGCTACGACGACGTCGCGAAGAAGTTCGCGAAGATGGTCGGCGTCGATCCGTGGATGGTGAATCCGTATTTCGCGCACGTGGAAGGCGTCGACTGGCAGGCGCATGAGGGCGAGCAGGCGCTCGCCGACGCGATCGACGGCGTGCTGAAGAAGATCGCGCGCAAGTATCGCGAATACGGGATCAGCGAGAAGCCGTACGTCGTCGTGAAGGCCGACGCGGGCACCGCAGGCCGTGGCGTGATGACCGTGCACGACGCGGCCGAGATCGGCCGCATGACGAAGGCCGAGCGCGCGCAGATGGCCGAATCGAAGGCCGGCCTCGCGGTGCGCGACGTGATCGTGCAGGAAGGCGTCTACACGTTCGAGCGCGTCGGCGACGAAGTGGCCGAGCCGGTCGTGTACATGATCGACCGCTACGTGGTCGGCGGCTTCTACCGCACGCACGGCGGCCGCGAGCGCGACCAGAACCTGAACGCGCCCGGCATGCACTACGTGCCGCTCGGCTTCGAGCACACCGCGCTGCCGGATGCGGGCGCGAAGCCGGGCGCCGCGCCGCCGAACCGTTTCTACATGTACGGCGTCGTCGCGCGGCTGTCGCTGATCGCGTCGTCGATCGAACTGGAAAAGACCGATCCCGAAGCCATCCAGGTGTAA
- a CDS encoding HPr family phosphocarrier protein encodes MLQQETTIVNKLGLHARASAKLTQLAGNFQSEVWMTRNGRKINAKSIMGVMMLAAGIGSTVTIETEGPDEREAMDALLKLIADKFGEGQ; translated from the coding sequence ATGCTTCAACAAGAAACCACCATCGTCAATAAATTGGGGCTCCATGCACGCGCATCGGCCAAGCTTACGCAACTGGCCGGCAACTTCCAGTCGGAAGTCTGGATGACACGCAACGGGCGCAAGATCAATGCGAAGAGCATCATGGGCGTGATGATGCTGGCGGCCGGTATCGGCAGCACCGTGACGATCGAGACGGAAGGGCCCGACGAGCGGGAAGCGATGGATGCGCTGCTGAAGCTGATCGCCGACAAGTTCGGCGAAGGCCAGTGA
- a CDS encoding accessory factor UbiK family protein produces the protein MKQPSDVFNDLQSRVSDLLKNSPAKDVERNVKAMLSQGFSKLDLVTREEFDTQAQVLARTRVRLEELEKRVAELEQKLAAPQA, from the coding sequence ATGAAGCAACCCAGCGACGTTTTCAACGATCTGCAGTCGCGCGTCAGCGATTTGCTGAAAAACTCGCCGGCCAAGGACGTCGAGCGCAACGTGAAAGCCATGCTGTCGCAAGGCTTCTCGAAGCTCGATCTCGTCACGCGCGAGGAATTCGACACCCAGGCGCAGGTGCTCGCCCGCACCCGCGTGCGCCTCGAGGAACTCGAAAAGCGCGTCGCCGAACTCGAGCAGAAGCTCGCGGCCCCGCAGGCCTGA
- a CDS encoding P-II family nitrogen regulator — protein sequence MKLITAIIKPFKLDETREALSALGVSGITVTEVKGFGRQKGHTELYRGAEYVVDFLPKMKIEAAVSDDLVDQAVEAIERAARTGKIGDGKIFVTPIEQVIRIRTGETGADAL from the coding sequence ATGAAACTCATTACCGCAATCATCAAGCCGTTCAAGCTCGATGAGACGCGCGAGGCGCTGTCGGCGCTTGGCGTCTCCGGCATCACGGTGACGGAGGTGAAAGGGTTCGGGCGCCAGAAGGGGCACACCGAGCTGTACCGCGGCGCCGAATACGTGGTCGATTTCCTGCCGAAGATGAAGATCGAGGCGGCCGTGTCCGACGATCTCGTCGACCAGGCGGTGGAAGCGATCGAGCGGGCCGCGCGCACCGGCAAGATCGGCGACGGCAAGATCTTCGTCACGCCGATCGAACAGGTGATCCGGATTCGCACCGGGGAGACAGGCGCGGACGCGCTGTAA
- a CDS encoding HesA/MoeB/ThiF family protein, which translates to MNDDQLLRYSRHILVDEIGIEAQQRFLDAHAIVVGAGGLGSPAAMYLAASGVGTLTLVDADTVDLTNLQRQILHVTASVGRSKVESGRDALAQLNPEVTVNAVAERVDDAWLDAHVPHASVVLDCTDNFATRHAINRACVAHGVPLVSGAALRFDGQISTFDFRDAAAPCYACVFPEDQPFEEVACSTMGVFAPTVGIIGAMQAAEALRVIGGIGKTLNGRLMMLDSLRMEWTTMKIARQADCPVCGGRH; encoded by the coding sequence ATGAACGACGATCAACTCCTTCGCTACTCCCGCCACATCCTCGTCGACGAGATCGGCATCGAAGCGCAGCAGCGCTTTCTCGACGCGCATGCGATCGTCGTCGGCGCGGGCGGCCTCGGCTCGCCGGCCGCGATGTATCTCGCGGCGTCGGGGGTCGGCACGCTCACGCTCGTCGACGCCGATACGGTCGATCTCACGAACCTGCAGCGGCAGATCCTGCACGTGACGGCATCGGTCGGCCGCAGCAAGGTCGAATCGGGGCGCGACGCGCTCGCGCAACTGAATCCCGAGGTGACGGTGAACGCGGTCGCGGAACGCGTCGACGACGCGTGGCTCGACGCACACGTGCCGCACGCGAGCGTCGTGCTCGATTGCACCGACAACTTCGCGACGCGGCATGCGATCAACCGCGCGTGCGTCGCGCACGGCGTGCCGCTCGTGTCGGGCGCCGCGCTGCGCTTCGACGGCCAGATCAGCACGTTCGACTTCCGCGATGCGGCCGCGCCCTGCTATGCGTGCGTGTTCCCGGAAGACCAGCCGTTCGAGGAAGTCGCGTGCTCGACGATGGGCGTGTTCGCGCCCACCGTCGGGATCATCGGCGCGATGCAGGCGGCCGAGGCGCTGCGCGTGATCGGCGGCATCGGCAAGACGCTCAACGGACGGCTGATGATGCTCGATTCGCTGCGGATGGAATGGACGACGATGAAAATCGCGCGCCAGGCCGACTGCCCCGTATGCGGGGGCCGGCACTGA
- a CDS encoding ammonium transporter, producing MRKLLMSLLMAGSLIATGVGSALADDAASAAAASAPAATASDASAAAAPAASAPAADASAAAAPASGTADASAAAAASAPAAPAAPTAPFSVDSSKISAGDTAWMLTSTALVLFMTIPGLALFYAGMVRKKNVLATVMQSFAITAVITVLWTVVGYSLAFTPGNGFIGGLSRAFLHGMNYIKGDKATTLTVSHLASTIPESVYFVYQMTFAIITPALICGAFADRMKFSAMLVFMTLWSLIVYVPIAHMVWEPTGWLSADGVLDFAGGTVVHINAGIAGLVSCLVLGKRVGYGRESMAPHNLVLTMIGGSMLWVGWFGFNAGSAVAADGRAGFAMLTTQVATACAALGWMFAEWIAKGKPSVLGIVSGAVAGLVAITPAAGFVGVAGALVIGIAAGVVCFWSATWLKSKLGYDDSLDAFGVHGIGGILGALLTGVFAVKDIGGFDGSLLLQAKGVLITLVYSGVLSFVLLKLIDLTIGLRVTEEEEREGLDVILHGEHVE from the coding sequence ATGCGAAAACTTCTGATGTCCCTGCTGATGGCCGGTTCGCTGATCGCGACCGGCGTCGGCTCCGCGCTCGCCGACGACGCGGCGTCCGCCGCGGCAGCTTCCGCGCCCGCCGCCACCGCTTCCGACGCATCGGCCGCCGCTGCACCGGCCGCTTCGGCGCCGGCCGCCGACGCATCCGCCGCTGCCGCACCGGCTTCGGGCACGGCCGACGCATCGGCTGCCGCCGCCGCGTCCGCGCCGGCCGCCCCGGCCGCGCCCACCGCCCCGTTCTCGGTCGATTCGTCGAAGATCAGCGCGGGCGATACCGCGTGGATGCTGACGTCCACCGCGCTCGTGCTGTTCATGACGATCCCCGGCCTCGCGCTGTTCTACGCGGGCATGGTCCGCAAGAAGAACGTGCTCGCGACCGTGATGCAGAGCTTCGCGATCACCGCGGTGATCACGGTGCTGTGGACGGTGGTCGGCTACAGCCTCGCGTTCACGCCGGGCAACGGCTTCATCGGCGGGCTGTCGCGTGCATTCCTGCACGGCATGAACTACATCAAGGGCGACAAGGCGACGACGCTGACCGTCAGCCATCTCGCGTCGACGATTCCGGAATCGGTCTACTTCGTCTACCAGATGACGTTCGCGATCATCACGCCGGCGCTGATCTGCGGCGCGTTCGCCGACCGGATGAAGTTCTCGGCGATGCTCGTGTTCATGACGCTCTGGTCGCTGATCGTCTATGTGCCGATCGCACACATGGTGTGGGAGCCGACCGGCTGGCTGTCGGCCGACGGCGTGCTCGACTTCGCGGGCGGCACGGTGGTGCACATCAACGCCGGTATCGCGGGCCTCGTGTCGTGCCTCGTGCTCGGCAAGCGCGTCGGCTACGGCCGTGAATCGATGGCGCCGCACAACCTGGTGCTGACGATGATCGGCGGCTCGATGCTGTGGGTCGGCTGGTTCGGCTTCAACGCGGGCTCCGCGGTCGCGGCCGACGGCCGTGCCGGCTTCGCGATGCTGACCACGCAAGTGGCGACCGCCTGCGCGGCGCTCGGCTGGATGTTTGCCGAGTGGATCGCGAAGGGCAAGCCGTCGGTGCTCGGCATCGTGTCGGGCGCGGTCGCGGGTCTCGTGGCGATCACGCCGGCCGCCGGTTTCGTCGGCGTGGCGGGCGCACTGGTGATCGGTATCGCGGCGGGCGTCGTCTGCTTCTGGTCGGCAACCTGGCTCAAATCCAAGCTCGGCTACGACGATTCGCTCGACGCGTTCGGCGTGCACGGCATCGGCGGGATTCTCGGCGCACTGCTGACGGGCGTATTCGCGGTCAAGGACATCGGCGGCTTCGACGGCAGCCTGCTGCTGCAGGCCAAGGGCGTGCTGATCACGCTGGTCTACAGCGGCGTGCTGAGCTTCGTGCTGCTGAAGCTGATCGACCTGACGATCGGCCTGCGCGTGACCGAAGAGGAAGAGCGCGAAGGTCTCGACGTGATCCTGCACGGCGAGCACGTGGAATAA
- a CDS encoding PTS sugar transporter subunit IIA: MAGILIIAHAPLATALRDCIAHIYGGVPARIGCIDVTADSDPAQVMAFAHAELARLKEENGVVVLTDMYGATPANIAGQLAKLDNVRVLAGVNLPMLVRAVCYRTVPLDKLVDKALSGGAKGVHEVSAGTPPPPSETGCGQCAPIPPEPQPRTESH, encoded by the coding sequence ATGGCCGGAATCCTGATCATCGCGCACGCTCCGCTCGCCACCGCGCTGCGGGACTGCATCGCGCACATCTACGGCGGCGTGCCCGCCCGCATCGGCTGCATCGACGTGACGGCGGACAGCGATCCGGCCCAGGTGATGGCCTTTGCGCACGCGGAACTCGCGCGGCTCAAGGAAGAGAACGGCGTGGTCGTGCTGACCGACATGTACGGCGCGACGCCCGCGAACATCGCAGGCCAGCTCGCGAAGCTCGACAACGTGCGCGTGCTGGCCGGCGTGAACCTGCCGATGCTCGTGCGGGCCGTCTGCTACCGCACGGTGCCGCTCGACAAGCTGGTCGACAAGGCGCTGTCCGGCGGCGCGAAGGGTGTCCACGAGGTGTCGGCCGGCACGCCGCCGCCGCCGTCGGAAACCGGCTGCGGCCAGTGCGCGCCGATTCCGCCCGAACCGCAGCCGCGCACCGAATCGCACTGA
- the ptsP gene encoding phosphoenolpyruvate--protein phosphotransferase, giving the protein MSFTLHGIPVSRGIAIGRAYLIAPAALDVAHYLIEANRTDAEVERFRTALDVVRRELEALRADLTDDTPSEVGAFIDVHTMILSDEMLVQETIDLIRTRRYNVEWALTEQLELLTRHFDDIEDEYLRERKADIEQVVERVLKALAGAPSASQALDGAARNGTNDMIVVAHDIAPADMMQFKTQSFQAFVTDLGGRTSHTAIVARSLGIPAAVGVQHASSLIRQDDLIIVDGDQGIVIVDPAPIVLEEYSYRQSEKLLEQRKLQRLKFSPTQTLCGTKIDLYANIELPDDAKAAVEAGAVGVGLFRSEFLFMHEKEMPEEEEQFAAYKRAVEWMKGMPVTIRTIDVGADKPLEALDEGYETAPNPALGLRAIRWSLSEPQMFLTQLRAILRASAFGQVKILIPMLAHAQEIDQTLDLIREAKRQLDDAGLAYDPNVRLGAMIEIPAAAIALPLFLKRFDFLSIGTNDLIQYTLAIDRADNAVAHLYDPLHPAVLHLIAYTLREAKRAGVSVSVCGEMAGDPALTRLLLGMGLTEFSMHPSQLLVVKQEILRAHLKALEKPTADVLAAFEPEEVQAALQRLAVAEPRADAAA; this is encoded by the coding sequence GTGTCCTTCACGCTGCATGGCATTCCCGTCTCACGAGGTATCGCGATCGGGCGAGCGTATCTGATCGCGCCGGCGGCGCTCGACGTCGCCCATTACCTGATCGAGGCCAACAGGACCGACGCCGAAGTGGAGCGATTCCGCACGGCGCTCGACGTCGTGCGTCGCGAGCTCGAAGCGCTGCGCGCCGACCTGACCGACGACACCCCGAGCGAAGTCGGTGCATTCATCGACGTCCACACGATGATCCTGAGCGACGAGATGCTCGTGCAGGAAACCATCGACCTGATCCGCACGCGCCGCTACAACGTCGAATGGGCGCTGACCGAGCAGCTCGAACTGCTGACGCGCCATTTCGACGACATCGAGGACGAATACCTGCGCGAGCGCAAGGCCGACATCGAGCAGGTGGTCGAGCGTGTGCTGAAGGCGCTCGCCGGTGCGCCGTCCGCGTCGCAGGCGCTCGACGGCGCGGCCAGGAACGGCACGAACGACATGATCGTCGTCGCGCACGACATCGCGCCGGCCGACATGATGCAGTTCAAGACGCAGTCGTTCCAGGCGTTCGTCACCGATCTCGGCGGGCGCACGTCGCATACGGCGATCGTTGCGCGCAGCCTCGGCATTCCGGCCGCGGTTGGCGTGCAGCATGCGAGTTCGCTGATCCGCCAGGACGACCTGATCATCGTCGACGGCGACCAGGGCATCGTGATCGTCGATCCGGCGCCGATCGTCCTCGAGGAATATTCGTACCGCCAGTCCGAGAAGCTGCTGGAGCAACGCAAGCTGCAGCGCCTGAAGTTCTCGCCGACGCAAACGCTGTGCGGCACGAAGATCGACCTGTACGCGAACATCGAGCTGCCCGACGACGCGAAGGCGGCCGTCGAGGCCGGCGCGGTCGGCGTCGGCCTGTTCCGCTCCGAGTTCCTGTTCATGCACGAGAAGGAGATGCCGGAAGAGGAGGAGCAGTTCGCCGCGTACAAGCGGGCCGTCGAGTGGATGAAGGGTATGCCGGTGACGATCCGCACGATCGACGTCGGCGCCGATAAACCGCTCGAGGCGCTCGACGAAGGCTACGAAACGGCGCCGAACCCGGCGCTCGGGCTGCGCGCGATCCGCTGGAGCCTGTCCGAGCCGCAGATGTTCCTCACGCAGTTGCGCGCGATCCTGCGCGCGTCCGCGTTCGGCCAGGTGAAGATCCTGATCCCGATGCTCGCGCACGCGCAGGAGATCGACCAGACGCTCGACCTGATCCGCGAGGCGAAGCGGCAGCTCGACGACGCGGGGCTCGCGTACGATCCGAACGTGCGCCTTGGCGCGATGATCGAGATCCCGGCCGCGGCGATCGCGTTGCCGCTGTTCCTGAAGCGCTTCGATTTCCTGTCGATCGGCACGAACGACCTGATCCAGTACACGCTCGCGATCGATCGCGCCGACAACGCGGTCGCGCACCTGTACGACCCGCTGCATCCGGCCGTGCTGCATCTGATCGCGTACACCTTGCGCGAAGCGAAGCGCGCGGGCGTGTCGGTGTCGGTGTGCGGGGAGATGGCGGGCGACCCGGCGCTCACGCGCCTGTTGCTCGGGATGGGGCTCACCGAGTTCTCGATGCACCCGAGCCAGTTGCTCGTCGTGAAGCAGGAGATCCTGCGCGCGCACCTGAAGGCGCTCGAGAAGCCGACGGCCGACGTGCTGGCCGCGTTCGAGCCGGAGGAAGTGCAGGCGGCGCTGCAGCGGCTGGCGGTCGCCGAGCCGCGGGCGGACGCGGCCGCGTAG